In Sparus aurata chromosome 2, fSpaAur1.1, whole genome shotgun sequence, a single genomic region encodes these proteins:
- the trim59 gene encoding tripartite motif-containing protein 59: MDNLEEDLTCSVCYSLFSDPRVLPCSHTFCKACLDNLLQASANYSIWRPLRLPLKCPNCRSVVELPPTGIDALPTNVSLRAIIEKYQSDSEPRPPSCQEHHRQPLNMYCIQDRQLICGLCLTIGQHQGHPIDDLQAAFIREKQTPSLLLARLSERRWAQVCELGEQLEQEKARCEGLVRQDRQEVNQFFQTLEEVLARKKQAYLEALDTAGAEVSRAYDPLIHKVKELQEEQLDLVSLGSSVDEEDSPLVFLENLHLFRERVEEFITTPLPSVINLSITPRAAEYLQQHWPAVTIGSLQEAPVPKMCCCARCGSVEAGVETEAGRDQTDLWCELRPTSSVVLLGLLLLLAALWYIPVGGASLGFSLVSQFSQLIHGLSSEMITSVCDTAESTYTVMEAAVERWSSHLSSVGDKAFQQLSAFFKTLTSH, from the exons ATGGACAACCTGGAGGAGGACCTGACGTGCTCCGTGTGTTACTCTCTGTTCTCTGACCCACGAGTCCTGCCGTGCTCACACACCTTCTGTAAGGCCTGCCTGGACAACTTGCTCCAGGCGTCAGCCAACTATTCCATCTGGCGCCCGCTCCGCCTGCCGCTAAAGTGCCCCAACTGTCGCAGCGTGGTGGAGCTGCCCCCGACGGGCATAGACGCTCTGCCCACCAACGTATCTCTGCGGGCCATCATTGAGAAA TACCAGAGTGACAGTGAGCCGCGACCCCCGTCCTGTCAGGAGCACCACAGGCAGCCTCTGAACATGTACTGCATCCAGGATCGGCAGCTGATCTGCGGGCTGTGTCTGACAATCGGACAGCACCAGGGCCACCCCATAGATGATCTGCAGGCGGCGTTcatcagagaaaaacagactcCATCGTTACTGCTGGCCAGACTCTCTGAGCGGAGATGGGCGCAG gtgtgtgagctgggggagcagctggagcaggagaaggCCCGCTGCGAGGGTCTGGTGAGGCAGGACCGACAGGAGGTCAATCAGTTCTTTCAGACGCTGGAGGAGGTGCTGGCAAGGAAGAAACAGGCCTACCTGGAGGCCCTGGATACAGCTGGGGCGGAGGTGTCTCGAGCCTACGACCCTCTCATCCACAAAGTAAAGGAGCTACAG GAGGAACAGTTGGACCTGGTGTCTTTGGGTTCGTCAGTAGACGAGGAGGACTCGCCGCTGGTCTTCCTGGAGAATTTGCATTTGTTCAGAGAGCGGGTGGAGGAGTTCATTACGACCCCTCTGCCCTCGGTGATCAACCTCTCCATCACGCCGCGGGCAGCAGAGTACCTCCAGCAGCACTGGCCTGCCGTGACCATCGGGAGCCTGCAGGAAGCGCCCGTCCCTAAGATGTGCTGCTGTGCCAGATGTGGCAGCGTGGAGGCTGGTGTGGAGACCGAAGCTGGGAGGGATCAGACCGACCTGTGGTGTGAGCTGCGGCCGACTTCTTCTGTGGTGCTGctggggctgctgctgctgctggcggCGCTGTGGTACATCCCGGTCGGAGGGGCGTCACTCGGTTTCTCTCTCGTGTCTCAGTTCAGTCAGTTAATTCACGGCCTGAGCAGCGAAATGATCACGTCAGTCTGTGACACAGCAGAGTCGACGTACACGGTGATGGAGGCTGCTGTAGAAAGATGGAGCTCTCACCTCTCGTCAGTGGGTGATAAGGCTTTTCAGCAGCTGTCTGCCTTTTTTAAAACTCTGACATCCCACTGA